In the genome of Nitrospira japonica, one region contains:
- a CDS encoding DUF3147 domain-containing protein has product MRRSSRTWLPDPNQNGRPASTRLQRAGDIISHIVNELIKYGLYFLLGGTIVSLSTYLGSQGRSFLAAFASTFPAITGATFLLIYLNGGTDSLVGYAKNLLWFVPPWIVYVISMIVVVPRLGFWPGAAMSLTLYMMCIAILKMTLR; this is encoded by the coding sequence GTGCGCCGGTCCAGCCGGACGTGGCTCCCCGACCCGAATCAGAACGGCAGACCGGCATCGACGAGACTGCAGCGGGCCGGCGACATCATCTCGCACATCGTGAACGAACTGATCAAATACGGGCTCTACTTCCTGCTCGGCGGGACGATCGTCAGCCTCTCGACCTACCTGGGCTCGCAAGGGCGATCTTTCCTGGCCGCCTTTGCCAGCACGTTTCCGGCGATCACCGGCGCCACGTTTCTTCTGATCTATCTGAATGGCGGAACGGACTCCCTCGTCGGCTACGCGAAGAACCTCTTGTGGTTCGTTCCACCGTGGATCGTCTATGTGATCAGCATGATCGTCGTGGTGCCCCGTCTTGGATTCTGGCCCGGCGCGGCCATGTCGCTGACGCTGTATATGATGTGCATTGCCATCCTGAAGATGACGCTGCGATAA